The Toxorhynchites rutilus septentrionalis strain SRP chromosome 3, ASM2978413v1, whole genome shotgun sequence genome includes a region encoding these proteins:
- the LOC129773012 gene encoding uncharacterized protein LOC129773012, whose translation MREISPKEIDDSPQYFLPHHAILRPENSTTKLGTVFDASCKSQSGVSLNDVLLAGPTIQNTLIALVMRFRMHAYVISADIEKMYRQIWVYYTDQPLQRIYWRDDKESPLKMFQLQTVTYGTNSAPFLATRVLQQLAEDEAENYPLAAPVVRTSFYMDDLLFGCNNIDTLKSTCTQIVAMLHSVGFTLRKFSSNSQNALEIFPEQLRETRTLLDLDADQTVKTLGLLWEPSTDVLSYKIPTWSPVSRYIKTIIVSQMSSLFDPLGLLSPVIVLAKMVVQTLWKQDYPWDYCLPPTVQQMRLDYQQHIAFLKDLRIPRFISSLNSFDNIELHGFSDASKRAYGACIYMRSIAENGSCVVHLIAAKSRIAPLEVKSIARLELCAALLLSHLLQMVLESIGQHNNIILWTDSTIVLHWLVATPSTWQTFVANRVAEIQRLTSCAIWRHVPSAENPADLISRGVQAYGIVENSLWWNGPIWLSNTNQRWPENIILSYPQTDKILEARKIALHLTVSNCNLIERYSSLSKLLRITSLCRRFVHNCSSKDSPRIGSITNDEIHGATLSLVRVAQQEYFHRELEALAKGNPVSRS comes from the coding sequence ATGAGGGAAATTTCCCCCAAAGAAATCGATGATTCACCTCAATATTTCTTGCCGCACCATGCAATATTACGCCCGGAAAACTCTACGACAAAATTGGGGACGGTATTCGATGCGTCCTGCAAATCTCAGTCAGGTGTTTCACTAAACGACGTTCTTCTTGCTGGACCTACTATCCAGAATACACTGATTGCGCTTGTCATGCGCTTTCGTATGCACGCCTATGTCATAAGCGCGGACATAGAAAAAATGTACCGCCAAATTTGGGTATACTACACAGATCAGCCTCTGCAGAGGATTTATTGGCGGGATGACAAAGAATCTCCGTTGAAAATGTTCCAGCTTCAAACAGTAACATATGGAACAAACAGTGCTCCGTTTCTCGCAACTCGGGTGCTACAGCAGCTCGCCGAAGATGAAGCTGAAAACTATCCTCTAGCTGCTCCTGTAGTTCGAACGAGTTTctatatggatgacttgttatTCGGCTGCAACAACATTGATACTCTGAAGAGTACATGCACACAAATCGTCGCTATGCTGCATTCGGTAGGATTCACGCTACGCAAATTTTCATCTAACTCGCAAAATGCTCTCGAAATATTCCCTGAGCAACTAAGGGAAACAAGAACCCTTCTCGATCTTGACGCTGACCAAACAGTTAAAACGCTGGGTCTGTTGTGGGAACCTTCTACAGATGTTCTCAGTTATAAAATACCAACTTGGTCTCCAGTTAGTAGATACATCAAAACAATTATCGTGTCACAAATGTCAAGTCTGTTCGACCCACTTGGCTTATTGAGTCCAGTGATCGTCCTAGCAAAGATGGTTGTTCAAACATTATGGAAGCAAGATTATCCATGGGACTATTGTTTACCGCCTACTGTCCAGCAAATGAGGCTAGATTATCAGCAGCATATTGCCTTCCTCAAGGATCTCCGTATTCCTCGTTTCATCTCATCGCTGAATAGTTTCGACAACATCGAGCTGCATGGTTTCAGCGACGCCTCCAAAAGAGCATATGGAGCTTGTATATACATGCGATCCATCGCTGAAAACGGTTCTTGTGTGGTTCATTTGATTGCGGCCAAATCTCGTATCGCTCCTCTTGAAGTAAAATCAATAGCTCGTCTGGAACTCTGCGCAGCTCTTCTTCTTTCACACCTCTTACAAATGGTGCTGGAAAGCATCGGTCAGCATAACAACATTATTTTATGGACAGATTCAACCATTGTCCTGCACTGGCTAGTCGCCACACCTTCGACTTGGCAGACGTTCGTGGCAAACAGGGTCGCGGAAATCCAGCGACTCACCTCGTGCGCAATATGGAGACACGTTCCTAGCGCAGAAAACCCTGCCGATTTAATTTCTAGAGGAGTACAAGCATATGGCATCGTGGAAAATTCCCTTTGGTGGAATGGACCTATCTGGTTATCGAATACCAATCAACGTTGGCCGGAAAACATAATACTGTCGTATCCACAAACAGATAAAATTCTAGAAGCACGTAAAATTGCTCTACATCTCACCGTTTCAAACTGTAATCTTATTGAACGCTACTCCTCTTTATCTAAATTACTACGCATCACTTCTCTCTGCCGGCGTTTCGTGCACAATTGCTCGTCGAAGGACTCTCCACGTATAGGTTCGATTACTAACGACGAAATCCATGGAGCAACATTATCACTAGTTCGTGTCGCTCAGCAAGAATATTTTCATCGCGAATTGGAAGCTTTAGCTAAAGGAAACCCAGTATCTCGTTCCTAA
- the LOC129773013 gene encoding uncharacterized protein LOC129773013 codes for MEAAALKIEFHFIPPHAPTFGGLWEACVKSFKHHMRRIVGNNHLSAESFTTVLAQIEACLNSRPITPLSSDPNDLQALTPGHFLIGRPLLTVPEPNLEIPENRLDNWQKIQRITQHFWKRWHEEYLSTLQTRYKWTTMNPNLLNGSIVLIRDDNLPIGRWSMGRVVATHPGQDGLIRVATVKLPNSVNLIKRPITKLCPLPIEIDPVTAADQPTAIPQ; via the coding sequence ATGGAAGCTGCTGCTCTCAAGATTGAATTCCATTTCATCCCGCCACACGCTCCCACATTTGGTGGTCTGTGGGAAGCGTGTGTTAAGTCCTTCAAGCACCATATGCGCAGAATCGTCGGCAACAATCATTTGTCAGCCGAATCATTTACCACCGTTCTAGCCCAAATAGAGGCCTGTTTAAATTCACGTCCTATAACTCCGCTATCATCAGATCCAAATGATCTGCAAGCCCTAACGCCGGGACATTTCCTGATAGGCCGCCCACTGTTAACAGTTCCTGAGCCCAATCTGGAAATCCCCGAGAATCGTCTCGACAACTGGCAGAAGATTCAGCGCATAACACAACATTTTTGGAAACGTTGGCACGAGGAGTATTTGTCCACCCTACAAACTCGATATAAATGGACAACTATGAATCCTAATCTTCTCAATGGATCGATTGTGCTGATACGCGATGACAACCTACCGATTGGCCGATGGTCGATGGGAAGAGTGGTGGCCACTCACCCAGGACAAGATGGACTAATACGTGTTGCTACCGTGAAGTTGCCAAACAGCGTCAACTTAATCAAGAGGCCCATCACGAAGCTATGTCCTCTACCAATAGAGATAGACCCCGTGACTGCAGCAGATCAGCCAACGGCCATCCCTCAATAG